The Raphanus sativus cultivar WK10039 chromosome 2, ASM80110v3, whole genome shotgun sequence genome includes a region encoding these proteins:
- the LOC130508591 gene encoding uncharacterized protein LOC130508591, translating to MSEGESRKEPDKRVPRFTLLVGMSEGESLRGGERESRKGGDRERRREAERERGGERRREAETERGGEKQRQREAERGGERRREVERTGDRERGREAGRRRYRERKRRRDGEAQSRGRTKGLHRR from the coding sequence ATGTCTGAAGGAGAGAGCCGGAAAGAGCCGGATAAGCGTGTTCCTAGGTTTACCTTGCTTGTAGGGATGTCTGAAGGAGAGAGCCTGAGAGGCGGAGAAAGAGAGAGCCGGAAAGGCGGAGATAGAGAGAGGCGGAGAGaggcggagagagagagaggcggagaGAGGCGGAGAGAAGCGGAGacagagagaggaggagagaaGCAGAGACAGAGAGAGGCGGAGAGAGGCGGAGAGAGGCGGAGAGAGGTGGAGAGAACCGGAGACAGAGAGAGGGGGAGAGAGGCGGGGAGGCGGAGATATAGAGAGAGGAAGAGGCGGAGAGACGGAGAGGCACAGAGTAGGGGACGGACGAAGGGGTTACACCGGAGATAG
- the LOC130508592 gene encoding disease resistance protein RUN1-like, whose translation MTESSGKIRERWTYDVFLNFRGPDMRNGFMGHLYKSLVRSGIYPFKDDEEIERGEDISPKLLKAIENSKIHLVVLSKNYASSRWCLDELVHIMQCREREAGHMLLPIFYDVDPADVRVQIGSFAEAFDKHRSRYTESKVQTWKETLASVAHLRGYLYWGKDAELINIITRDILQRLPSSYLHLPTYGVGIKSRVRRINEFMCFDSDDVQIIGICGMGGIGKTTLAKAAYNEYSHSFEGTSFLENFGECFKKPQGKVHLQQKLLSDILRRHDIVFNNMDHAMKHRFRNKMVLVVLDNVEDIKQLNSTAIDWSCFGPGSRIIITSRNKHLLGQLGVVNIYSPDALNGKESLELVSWHSFRTRKPPVDFRQLSEKVVEYCGGLPLALEVLGAFLFKRSISEWRSTLELLKQTPNADIQAKLRISFDALDPEQKDIFLDISCFFIGMDKDYVNYILDGCKLYPDIGLAVLKERFLVTVRDNRLVMHGLLREMGRNIVRGTSRNNCERWSRLWDPDDSIHVLTNNSVRNNSLCAFICINQNYKVDIWYNIIKLIFSQCKGYRCN comes from the exons ATGACCGAATCCAGCGGGAAAATTCGGGAGCGATGGACCTACGATGTGTTCTTGAATTTCCGGGGACCAGACATGCGCAACGGGTTCATGGGCCATCTCTATAAGAGTCTAGTAAGATCAGGAATCTACCCATTCAAGGACGACGAAGAAATAGAAAGAGGAGAAGACATTTCCCCGAAGCTGTTGAAGGCCATTGAAAATTCCAAGATTCACCTTGTCGTTCTATCCAAGAACTATGCTTCATCACGTTGGTGCCTTGATGAACTTGTACACATTATGCAATGCCGCGAAAGGGAGGCCGGACATATGTTACTCCCAATTTTCTATGACGTTGACCCAGCAGATGTTCGCGTTCAAATAGGATCATTTGCTGAAGCCTTTGATAAACACCGAAGCCGTTACACAGAGAGCAAGGTGCAGACGTGGAAGGAAACTTTAGCCTCAGTTGCACATTTGCGTGGATATCTTTACTG GGGTAAGGATGCAGAACTAATCAACATTATTACTAGAGACATTCTCCAAAGGCTGCCTAGTTCGTACTTGCATTTACCAACATATGGCGTTGGTATTAAATCACGTGTACGCCGTATCAACGAGTTTATGTGCTTTGATTCGGATGATGTCCAGATTATCGGAATCTGCGGGATGGGTGGGATCGGTAAAACGACCCTAGCCAAAGCTGCATATAATGAATACTCACATAGTTTCGAAGGAACAAGTTTCCTAGAGAACTTTGGAGAATGCTTCAAGAAACCTCAAGGGAAGGTTCATCTTCAACAGAAACTTCTTTCTGATATCTTAAGGAGGCATGACATAGTCTTCAACAACATGGATCATGCAATGAAGCACAGATTCCGGAACAAAATGGTACTTGTTGTACTCGATAATGTTGAAGACATTAAGCAGCTTAACTCAACCGCAATAGATTGGAGCTGCTTTGGGCCAGGAAGCAGGATAATCATCACAAGCAGAAACAAGCATTTGTTAGGGCAGCTCGGGGTAGTAAATATATACTCACCAGATGCACTTAATGGTAAAGAATCTCTTGAACTCGTAAGCTGGCATTCCTTTAGAACGAGAAAACCTCCAGTAGATTTTCGTCAGCTGTCGGAAAAGGTTGTTGAATACTGTGGAGGACTACCCTTGGCTTTGGAAGTCTTGGGTGCTTTTCTATTCAAGAGAAGCATCTCCGAGTGGAGAAGCACATTGGAATTGTTGAAACAAACTCCCAATGCTGACATTCAAGCAAAACTTCGGATCAGCTTTGATGCCCTAGACCCAGAACAAAAAGATATATTCTTGGATATTTCTTGCTTCTTCATTGGGATGGATAAAGACTACGTGAATTACATATTGGATGGATGCAAGTTATATCCTGACATAGGACTCGCTGTGCTGAAGGAGAGATTTCTTGTCACAGTCCGTGATAACAGGTTGGTGATGCATGGCTTACTACGAGAAATGGGAAGAAATATTGTCCGAGGAACATCTCGGAATAACTGTGAAAGATGGAGTAGATTGTGGGATCCTGACGATTCTATTCATGTATTGACAAACAATTCTGTAAGGAACAATAGTCTTTGTGCGTTTATTTGTATCAACCAAAATTATAAGGTAGATATATGgtataacataataaaattaattttttctcAATGTAAAGGGTACAGATGTAATTGA
- the LOC108843372 gene encoding AUGMIN subunit 7, translating to MAAKQMEEIQKKLAVLSYPRANAPAQSLLFAGMERYALLEWLFFKLLGDKSPFSQQNLQGDAGVRDEETVRIQYLAEIAKFLGFTPTVDIEAIQGHGTYEDRMEMLRNIVDLVEASLFSDNPEWSIDEQVAKDIQLIDAIAERQSLIFSEECKLFPADVQIQSIYPLPDVSELETKLSEQAKILSNLQQKVDDLAAKHAYNPDEEYAEVESELRARLESFLETARAFNTIYTKEIRPWTHMMEVPQLHGFGPAANRLLEAYNMLLKFLGNLKNLRDSHAALSIGSSGTVAGEPSSVTRIVSECEAALTVLNRDLGILSASIAREQGERL from the exons ATGGCGGCGAAGCAGATGGAAGAGATACAGAAGAAGCTAGCGGTGCTGAGTTACCCAAGGGCAAATGCTCCTGCTCAGTCTCTCCTCTTCGCCGGGATGGAGCGTTATGCTCTTCTCGAATGGCTCTTCTTCAA GTTGTTAGGTGATAAGTCTCCTTTCTCACAGCAAAATCTTCAGGGAGATGCTGGAGTTCGTGATGAAGAAACCGTTCGCATTCAGT ATTTGGCAGAGATTGCAAAGTTTCTCGGGTTCACACCAACTGTAGACATTGAAGCCATTCAA GGACATGGAACCTATGAAGATCGAATGGAAATGCTTCGCAATATTGTTGATTTAGTGGAGGCAAGCCTCTTCTCTGATAATCCTGAATGGAG TATTGATGAGCAGGTTGCCAAAGACATTCAGCTTATAGATGCTATCGCTGAGAGACAGTCTCTTATATTTTCTGAGGAATGCAAACTCTTCCCTGCTGATGTGCAGATCCAGTCAATATATCCTTT ACCAGATGTTTCAGAACTGGAGACTAAACTTTCGGAACAGGCCAAGATTCTCTCTAACCTTCAGCAAAAAGTTGATGATTTAGCAGCAAAG catGCCTACAACCCCGACGAAGAATATGCAGAAGTGGAATCTGAACTAAGGGCTCGTTTAGAATCATTTCTTGAAACAGCTAGAGCGTTCAACACAATCTACACAAAG GAAATTCGTCCATGGACTCACATGATGGAAGTACCTCAGCTTCATGGGTTTGGTCCTGCTGCAAACCGTTTACTGGAGGCATATAATATGCTTCTCAAG TTCCTAGGGAACTTGAAGAACCTAAGAGACTCACATGCAGCACTGTCGATTGGATCATCTGGAACAGTAGCTGGAGAGCCGTCTTCTGTGACTAGAATTGTGTCCGAGTGTGAAGCCGCGTTAACTGTTCTCAATCGAGACCTTGGAATCCTCTCTGCTTCTATTGCTCGTGAGCAAGGGGAGCGTCTGTAA
- the LOC108837916 gene encoding disease resistance protein RPV1-like, whose product MDLQYSNVKQLWYNQEPQFLRKLKYIDLSHSLQLTETPDFWYLPNLEKLLLINCKKLVLVHKTIRILNRKLVLLNFKGCTELRDLPVELYTLKSLETLILSGCSQLERLDDALGGLESLTTLKADFTALRKIPSSSNQLKKLKELSLDGCKDLWKDRDFTRSDESPQESLPTTLSLTGLTCLVTLSLGSCNLSDELIPEDLGSLSCLEELSLQGNNFRNLQTDFAGLWSLQILKLDSCSELESMFSLPKKLRSFYASNCIMLERTPDLSGCLGLQSLHLTNCFNLVETPGLDTLKRVGVIHMEMCKRISDTYRERIMQRWAVDGNGGIFVPGSSLPNWVSFKNEKHSISFTVPKSLNPDLVGFTLWTPYVSQQNDMLSAYSSRITLKNQTNGDIWSLNPATDHIRMYREKHIWQGHFSNDEYNLQTGDQVEVSVDFGDQIAILETGLCLAYREEDTDSSDSDTSEVGHDEIIDEQLILREAGGDDEELVMEETQSRPRRKMGMGLKTLVGAFGLLTMTVIAVLGKRNILLSRQNRLRSIEGGKNEKDVRLKFFSRQGF is encoded by the exons ATGGACTTGCAGTATAGCAACGTTAAACAGCTATGGTATAATCAagag CCACAATTCCTGAGAAAATTGAAGTATATTGACCTCAGTCACTCCCTCCAGCTCACAGAGACTCCAGACTTCTGGTATCTCCCAAATCTTGAGAAGTTGCTTCTGATTAACTGTAAAAAATTGGTCCTGGTTCACAAGACGATACGCATTCTTAATAGAAAGCTGGTACTACTGAATTTTAAAGGCTGCACTGAGCTACGTGACCTCCCTGTGGAACTATATACGTTGAAGTCGCTGGAAACTCTCATTCTATCAGGCTGCTCGCAACTTGAGAGATTGGATGATGCTTTAGGTGGACTGGAATCATTGACAACTCTAAAAGCCGATTTTACTGCTTTAAGGAAAATCCCCTCGTCTAGTAATCAACTGAAGAAACTGAAAGAGTTATCTCTTGATGGCTGCAAAGATTTATGGAAAGACAGAGACTTCACTCGTTCTGATGAAAGCCCTCAAGAGTCTCTACCTACCACTCTCTCATTAACCGGTTTAACCTGCCTAGTGACTTTGAGTTTAGGTTCCTGCAATCTATCTGATGAATTAATTCCTGAAGATCTTGGGAGTTTGTCTTGCCTTGAGGAACTTAGTCTCCAGGGCAACAACTTCCGTAATTTGCAAACGGATTTTGCTGGTCTTTGGAGTCTACAGATCCTCAAATTGGATAGTTGCTCAGAACTTGAATCCATGTTTAGTTTGCCAAAAAAGTTGAGATCCTTTTATGCCAGCAACTGTATCATGTTGGAAAGAACTCCAGACTTATCAGGGTGCTTGGGGTTGCAATCTTTGCACCTCACAAATTGTTTCAACCTTGTTGAGACACCGGGGCTAGATACACTGAAAAGGGTTGGAGTCATCCATATGGAAATGTGCAAGCGCATATCAGATACTTACAGAGAAAGAATCATGcag agATGGGCAGTGGATGGCAATGGGGGAATATTTGTCCCCGGATCAAGCCTTCCAAACTGGGTTAGCTTCAAGAATGAGAAGCATTCAATTTCTTTTACTGTGCCTAAATCTTTGAATCCTGATCTGGTCGGGTTTACTTTGTGGACACCATATGTGAGTCAACAAAACGATATGTTGTCTGCATACTCTTCAAGAATCACACTGAAGAATCAAACCAATGGAGATATATGGAGTCTCAATCCAGCAACAGATCACATTCGTATGTACCGTGAAAAACACATCTGGCAAGGACATTTTTCAAATGATGAGTATAACTTACAAACAGGGGATCAAGTGGAAGTTTCTGTGGATTTTGGAGACCAAATCGCCATTCTTGAGACAGGACTATGTCTTGCTTACCGAGAAGAAGACACTGATTCATCAGACTCGGACACTTCAGAAGTTGGCCATGATGAGATCATCGATGAACAGTTGATACTAAGGGAGGCAggtggtgatgatgaagaaCTAGTCATGGAAGAAACCCAAAGTAGACCTCGTAG GAAAATGGGAATGGGTTTAAAGACACTTGTGGGCGCGTTTGGTTTGTTGACAATGACAGTCATTGCTGTTCTTGGAAAACGTAATATACTCCTTAGCCGCCAAAACCGCCTTCGCAGCATTGAAGGTGGAAAGAATGAGAAAGATGTAAGACTAAAGTTTTTCTCCCGCCAAGGTTTCTAG
- the LOC130507993 gene encoding uncharacterized protein LOC130507993 translates to MEQRRGDPRIYIVTLLFLSCIVTGGVLLGLYLLLPDPDPLFLTAGMFFVGIPWLFWFLAYLYSCVLKPCTVSVSKSVASFDPEKGEEKNNKNISEGEKNVQLENVVVEQEQKNGRLSSRGHDDDEDCDRTPLRLSVGNK, encoded by the coding sequence ATGGAGCAGAGAAGAGGTGATCCAAGAATATACATCGtcactcttctttttctttcatgtATCGTCACAGGAGGAGTCCTTCTCGGACTTTACCTCCTCCTCCCTGATCCGGACCCTCTGTTTCTAACAGCGGGTATGTTCTTCGTTGGTATCCCTTGGCTCTTCTGGTTCTTGGCTTACCTTTACTCCTGCGTCCTCAAGCCCTGCACCGTCTCCGTAAGCAAAAGCGTTGCCAGTTTCGATCCGGAGAAAGGCGAGGAAAAGAACAACAAGAATATCTCGGAAGGTGAGAAGAACGTGCAGCTTGAGAATGTGGTGGTGGagcaagaacaaaaaaatggtAGATTGAGTTCAAGAGgccatgatgatgatgaggactGCGATAGAACTCCCTTGAGATTATCAGTCGGGAACAAATGA
- the LOC108836429 gene encoding putative F-box protein At1g26515 encodes MRRSLRLCNKRKTHVVPLDLQIEILNRLPAKSLVRFMVVSNSWQEIIGSKSFIRSFPFRSLTQAQPLRFLLALHDKDDQTGRLSCSFFTSSYSLSSSSTSLPTTFLSKITFPLHCRAPSYSYRSYYVNGLMNIGEIVCNPCTGKTISLPRYKRPTFSTRFFGYDPVNNQYKVLCITPHRHSRQCDFQKIKFVTFQVFTLGAKPKTWRFIDCDIPHRTWSKCLCIDGSVYYIAYTGGVTMSMMGFDLNSEKFDIFARVSEDMKASPYFVSGSRTLINYHGKVAIAIQPCYCESPRIDLFVFEEGKQDYKEKSFDNLPQLHLHVKSVINQAGDDIIFAPQHSRTEATVIHHDLKGASFKMMKFEVDVKGDWFTDSNCFVGYEESLMLL; translated from the exons ATGAGAAGAAGTCTCCGTCTTTGCAACAAGAGGAAAACACATGTTGTCCCTTTGGATCTACAGATCGAGATTCTTAACCGGTTGCCTGCAAAATCTCTAGTTAGGTTTATGGTCGTATCCAACTCATGGCAAGAAATCATCGGAAGCAAGAGTTTCATCAGATCATTTCCCTTTCGATCATTGACTCAGGCTCAGCCTTTGCGTTTCCTCCTCGCTTTGCACGATAAAGATGACCAAACGGGACGCCTAAGTTGCAGCTTCTTTACTTCTTCTTATTCGCTATCGTCGTCATCAACGTCATTACCAACCACTTTTCTATCCAAAATAACATTTCCTCTCCATTGTCGAGCGCCCTCGTACTCGTACCGTAGTTATTACGTTAATGGTCTGATGAACATTGGTGAGATCGTGTGTAACCCTTGCACCGGAAAGACCATATCCTTACCAAGGTATAAAAGGCCAACCTTCTCCACACGCTTTTTCGGATATGATCCAGTCAATAATCAGTACAAAGTCTTGTGCATCACCCCGCATCGACACTCAAGACAGTGTGACTTTCAG AAAATCAAATTTGTAACCTTTCAGGTATTCACATTGGGAGCAAAACCAAAAACATGGAGATTTATCGATTGTGACATTCCTCACCGTACCTGGTCTAAATGTCTGTGTATAGATGGTTCTGTGTACTACATTGCGTACACGGGTGGAGTAACTATGAGTATGATGGGATTTGATTTGAACTCTGAGAAGTTTGATATCTTTGCTAGAGTATCTGAAGATATGAAAGCTTCTCCTTATTTTGTGAGCGGTTCAAGAACTTTGATAAACTACCATGGCAAAGTAGCCATAGCCATTCAACCTTGTTATTGTGAGTCACCTAGAATTGATTTGTTCGTTTTCGAAGAAGGGAAACAGGATTACAAAGAGAAGTCTTTCGATAATCTTCCCCAGCTTCATTTGCATGTGAAAAGTGTTATTAATCAAGCAGGTGATGACATTATATTTGCACCTCAGCATTCCAGAACTGAGGCTACTGTTATCCACCACGATCTCAAGGGAGCTAGTTTTAAGATGATGAAGTTTGAAGTTGACGTTAAGGGAGATTGGTTTACTGATTCAAATTGTTTCGTGGGTTACGAAGAGAGTCTTATGCTGCTGTAA
- the LOC108843373 gene encoding uncharacterized protein LOC108843373: protein MGISRARSSTVCILLLLSLSLLFSCAFSKSPRPISDAEIREKKNQCYADIESGLWGWQCKASSIAKENCALRCLSPVCYELIYESDPLEEGEKDLIRSQEYKYCMYKSSLGESLDGVRGSFL, encoded by the exons aTGGGAATCTCCCGAGCTCGCTCAAGCACCGTTTGTATTCTCCTTTTGCTCTCGCTGAGCTTATTATTTTCCTGTGCTTTCTCTAAATCTCCTCGTCCTATATCC GATGCGGAGATCAGGGAGAAGAAGAACCAATGCTATGCTGATATTGAGAG TGGGCTATGGGGTTGGCAATGCAAAGCTTCTTCCATAGCAAAAGAGAATTGTGCGCTGCGATGCCTTTCTCCGGTTTGCTATGAGCTCATATATGAGAGTGATCCC CTTGAAGAAGGTGAAAAAGATTTGATTAGGAGCCAAGAATACAAATATTGTATGTACAA GTCTTCGCTCGGGGAGAGCTTAGATGGTGTTCGAGGCAGCTTTTTATAG